ATGGCGAAGTGCGATCCGGACGCGTTGTCGGTGTTCGTCGGACGCCCAGTTCGCGTCTTCGTCCCGAACCCGGTCTGCAACGCGATCTACGAGCGCATCGTATGTCAGTGTCCGTTCAGTTGCATCGTCCAACGCGTTGAGGATGGCGCGTCGGTGTTCGCTCGCTACTGCCGACAGAACCGTATCGGGGGAGATCGGTCTCTCACGCCCCGAAGAACCGGAACCCGCATCAATTGACTGGATATCACGTGTCCCCAACTTTCGACTCTTATCCATACACACACAACATAGGTCCAACTATCTGGTCCTGCCCCATGGTGTATAATGGAACTAGTCAGTCCACGTGCGCCGCTGACTCGGGAGTAAGCAGTGCGTACCTCCCGAACGTACTAATGGCACGACGCAGTCGCTCCGTCACTGCCTGATCGGAAATCCCGAGTTCGGCAGCTAACTCCGCGGTCGTACAGCCCCGTGGTATGTCGTAGTATCCCATTCGGACGGCAAGCGTCAGCGCTTCTCGTTGGGGCTCACTCAAGCCGTACCACGGACCAGCCTCGGGGTCCGTTGGATTGTATATACGGGTTAGTTTCAGGGAAATGTGTGCGTTCTCACAACAGTCTTGGCACTGACTCAATCCCTCGCGGTCTGAGAATCGTATCTCGAAATTCCACCCTTCCGGTGAGCCAGTCGCACTCAGTATTTGTCCGTCGTGTTCCAAGATGCACTCAAATAGGTAGTCCTGGGTCGCATCCCAGTCCATCCTGAACAACGTCCGGTCGTCGAACACGTCCATCTCCGTGACGCTGTTGACAGCTGGATAGCGTTCGACGGTATCGAGAAAGCTGCCTTCGACCGGTTCGTAGACCCAGAAGAGCGGCACGGTCGCGTCCCCACTCGGAACGAGCGTTTCGAGTTCGATTGCCGACGCTTGCTCTAGACTGAGGATTTGTCCGAGTTCAAAGTCATCAGACGGGACACGAATCTCTGTTATCACACTCATGCTCGCTTGTGCGGCTAGATTGCCCGGTCGTACAAAAGGAGACGACATGGTGCACCATGGCTATCCGATACCAACCGGACTCCCCGCTTGCAGCACACATTATTCCGGCTATCAACGTTGCGTTGGCTCGTTTCGAAGCCATGATACACCACCCATGCTGGTTATTGGCCTGCCGAACGAACCCTTCCGCATGGCGACTGTAATGGAATTTACAAGTCCGGTAGCGGAGTTTCCGCTGGGGAGTGTGTTCGAGAATTTGCCGGGTGTGACCGTCGAACTGGAGCGATTGATTCCACACGAGACGCTGATTATCCCGTATTTCTGGGTACGCGATGCAGAAACGGAGGACATCGAGGCTGCGTTCGAACAACACGCCGGCGTGAGCAACATCCGAATGGTCGATAGCGTCGAAGACGAATATCTCATGCGAGCCGAGTGGGAACAAGAGTACTTCGGCATCCTGAGTGCGCTTGCAGAGGCCAACGTCGTCGTGCTCTCCGGAATCGGTACGAAAGACGAGTGGCGATTCGAGGTGCGCGCCGAGAGTCAGGAGGCGATCGCAGATTTTCGAGAGTATTGCCAGGAGAACGACATTCCGATAGCGATCACCGCCGTCCACGCCATGCTTCCGATCCAGGGAGAGGGCTACGAGTTGACCGAGACCCAACGCGAGGCGCTGATATTGGCCTACGAACGGGGCTACTTCGATAGCCCACGCGATGCGTCGCTGGAAGAGATCGCTGACGAGATCGGTATCACCCAGCAGTCACTATCCTCACGACTCCGACGTGGACATCGACGCCTCATTGGAGCGACGCTTAGCAGTCAATCGTGACGGCTCGGATAGCTGCTCCTTTTAAACCCCCTGTATTATCAGTATAGCTTTTGAACCGACACAGACGGCTAGAATCGGGCACGATGGACACGAAGGTATCTGGGGTTGGAGTCGAAGCGGTCGAATACGTTCAGAAATCTGGGACTGTTCGCACCCGATTTGATCAGGAGAAGACACCCGCGAGCATGGCTGTTATCGCAACGCTGGCGGACCTACTGGGGACTGACCCGGTCGAACTCGACCCGCTCTATTCTACTATTGACCCCGACGACGTAGATGCGCTCGTCCGCGTTCGAAACGGGACGAACGGAGATTCCCACGTCACGTTCACACACGAGGAGCACGCGATAACCGTACACAGCTACGGTGTGCTTACCATCACACCAGAACACGAACCCACAGCGGAGACATACGGGAGGGGCACGGGAAGATGACTTCTGAGGAGACCGCGCTTACGTCGAAGGAGGAATTAAACGCGGAGCTGAAAGCCCTCCTTCGCAGGGCCTACGAGAGTGGGCTCAATGTGGAAGGTGGATTCGAATGTCGGAACGGAGTCGAACATCCCGACTGGGACGTGATCGTCACGGAAGTCGAAAAGAACGAGCGCGCGGAGTGACCGAGGACGAGGGTACCAGTCGTGACAGATAACAGGGCTGTGAGGGAGAAACGCTGTGACGATGATCGTATCGAACGTGTGCTCTCAGCGCAACAGTGGCGAGTATTACGCGCGCTACTGGACGAACGTTCGGTGTCTGCAGATCCGATTCTTCGAAAGGCAGAGATGCTCGACTCCGGCGAGTATCTCACGATCTGTTACGAACTCCATCACGTTCTACTCCCCGAATTAGCGGATATGGGAGTTGTCGAGTTCGACAGGTTCGAAGACGAGGTGCGGCGAGGACAGAGATTTGACGAGGTGCGTCGGTCCCTCGAACAGATCGCTGACGATCATGACAAGTAACCTGGAACTGCAATCGCTTCGCTGCTGGATGTGTGCCCTGAGGCTTGCACGACGCTACGAACAGTATCCATAGCTGGTAGGAATCTCGGCGGCCAGTCCACACGTGAACTGAACAGATCGTGCGGGGCGTACTACTTACTGTCGCCACCGCCGCAGTCGACGGTACAGCGGCCATACGATCAGGACCCATGCGCCGGGCGACCAGTTCACGAACTAACCGCTGCTACCTTACCAGTGAGCGACTCAGTCCCAGCGGCGGCGACCGGTACGTTAAACAGGCGCCGCGCCAAACGCCCGCGTATGGCCATGGAACTCGATCACGAGTGTCCGGACTGCGGCGAGGAGCGGACCTTCTATCGCGCGGCGAGCACCACGCTCCACCTCGGCGAGAAGGTCAAGTGGCACTGCCCCGACTGCGACTACGGCTTCGTCCGAATCGGCGACAACGGCACCGCCGTCGACTCGAGTGCGACATAACGACCAACTCCCCTCCGATTTTAGTACGGGCGATCGCCGTCGCTTCGTGGCAGTCGCTCGTAGGCCGGCGACACCGACCGAATAATGTTCGCGATCTGCTGGAGTTCCATCCCCAGAAGGACGACGATATCGCTCAGCGAGACGATGCCGACGAGGTCGCCGTCCTCGACGACGGGAACCCGTCGAACGCCCTTGCGTGACATTTTCTCGAGGAGATCGTAGATCCCCGCGTCGGCGGCGACCGTCAGCAGGTCGCCGGAGACGATCTCGCTCACTGGCGTCGAGTTCGTCGCCCCGTCTCCCTCGAGGACCTCGAAGGCGAGGTCACGGTCGGAGACCAGCCCGATCGGCTCTCCTTCGGCGACGACGATGACGCTGCCGACGCGTTTCGTCCGCATCGTCTGGACGATGTCGGACAGCGTGGCTTCCGGTTCGACGGTGACGACGGTCTGCCGTGCGATATCGATCACTGCCATAGATGGTCCATCATCGCCGACCGGGACAAACGTTGTGCTGCGTACGGATCGACGCTCGTTACCGGTCTTCCCCGTCGAAACCATCGACCACACGGTATCTGCAGTCGAGAGCGCATACAAGATTACTTCTGCCGAGGAGTTCGTGGGATACGTATGCAAGGACGCAGGCTCGCCACGACGGACGAGATCATCGCGATCGTTAGTCCGGACAGCGACGAAGCGCTCGAGTCGCTCACCGAGTGGACCGAGGATCGGGGGCTCGAGTTGGCGACCGTCGCCGTGGGGGACGACATCGGCGACGTCTACGACGAGAGTCGAGCGACGCTGGGCGTGACGCTCGGCGGCGACGGAACCTTTCTGGAGGGGGTCAAGACGTTCAGCCCGCGGAACATCCCACAGTTGGGCGTCAACACGGGGACGCTCGCGTTTCTGGCTCGCGTCGAGCCCGAAGATCTCGGGGACGCACTCGACGAGACGCTCCGCGGGCGGGCGTCGGTCGACAGCCGCCAGCAGGTTCACGTCGAGGCACCGGGCGTCGACGCGACCGGAATCAACGACCTCATGGTTCAGCAGGTGCCCCCGGAGAACCCCATCGACCGAAAGGTGACGCGACTGGACGTCTATGCGGACGACGAGTACGTCGGCGAGTTCGAGGGGACGGGACTGGCCGTCTCGACGCCGACCGGTTCGACCGGTATCTCGCTGTCAGCCAACGGGCCGGTCCACTACCCCGTCAACAACCACACCCTCCAGATCGTCCCGCTGCACACGCACAAACTCGGCGTTCGGCCGATCGTCGTTTCCCCGGAGACCGAGCTCCGGATCGTCACGCAGGAGCAGGCGAGTCTGCTAGTCGACGGCGGCCGGGCCCACACCGTCCTCACCGAGGGCGATGAGATTACGGCCACCGGGGCCGATAAACTGGCCCACGTCGTCCGAACCAGTTACGACGATCACTTCTTCACCGCGATCACGAAGAAACTCGGCTGGGACGTTCGGGACGCCGAAGTGCCGGCGGCGAAGCGTCGCGAGCCGCTGTCCGCCGCGTCGAAGAAGTCGATAACTGCCGACGAGGAGACGGATACCGTCGAGCGTGCGCTGACGGTCGCGACGGAGGCCGCGAAGGCGGCCGGAGAGCCGTTGCGCGAACTCCACGGACAGGTGGAGTCCATCGACATCAAGACTGACAAGTCCGATATCGTTACCGAGGCTGATCATCAGGCTGATCGGATCATCACGACCGTTATTCGAAACGAGTTCCCCGACCACGCGGTCTTCTCGGAGGAGGGGGCCCGTCAGCGAGGCGCAGACAGCGACTACACCTGGGTGATCGACCCGCTCGACGGGACCGGCAACTTCGCCCACGGCAACCCCAACTACTCGATCTCGGTCGCCCTCGTCGAGGACGGCAAGCCGGTGATGGGCGTCGTTTACGTCCCCGAAACCGACGAGCTGTTCTCCGGTATCGCCGGGAAGGGCGTCTGGCGAGACGGCGACCCGATCGGGACGACCGACCGGGACCAACTCGACGAGAGCATGCTGATCTCCGGCTACGATCCCGACGGCACCTTCCTCTCGCACTTCTACCAGGAATCCCGCGGCGTCCGCCGCCTCGGCTCGGCCGCGCTCAATCTGTGTTACCTCGCCAGTGGCAGCGCGGACGCCGTCTGGGAGCACGACACCTACCCCTGGGACATCGCGGCTGGGCTCGTCATCGCCCGCGAAGCTGGCGCGACGGTCACCGATCAGGCGGGCGATCCCTACGAGTTCAATTTCGATACCGAGGACCGTGCGGCGCTGCTCGGCTCGAACGGCTCGCTTCATTCAGCACTGCTCGAGCACTTAGAGGAAAGTGTCACGACGCCGTCGCGGTAGCTCGCCCGGAAAACGGGCGGCGGTGACTACTCGAGCGAGATCACGTTCGACTCGAGGTCGCGCGGATAGTAGGTCAGCCACTCGATGCCGTCGTCGGTGACGGCGATCGTGTCCGAGTGGCGGTAGCCGTACGTGTCGGTGTAGAGCCCCGGTTCGATCGTCCAGACGTGTCCGGGTTGCATCACGGTGTCCTCGGCGTCGTAGCTCGTGTACTCGCTCTCGCAGCGACTGCCCCAGCCACGGTCGATGTACGGCGGTTCGTGGCCATCGAGTCCGATGTTGTGCCCGACGTGGTGCTGAGCGAGGTCCGAGACCCCCTGCTCCTCGAAGTACTCCTGGACCGCTCGGTCGACGTCGGCGATCGGAACGCCCGGGCCGAGCGCCTCGATCGCGATCGTTTGTGCTTCGAGCATGAGTTCGAAGTAGTGAACCTGTTCGTCGCTCGGTTCGCCGAGGAACATCGTCCGCTCGAGTTCGGAGTAGTAACCGTCGACGGTCGCCGTCGCACCCGTGATCAGGACGTCGCCGGCCTCGAGCCGGCGATTCGCGGTGTGGCCGTGGGGGAGTCGCGTCTGCTCGCCCGTGATGTACCCTGCGTGAACCGGTCCGTTGCCGCGGGTACGCGGTACGTATCGATCGCCGAGCGTATCCAGCATCGCTCGCGACGCGTCCATCGATGCCCGCTGGCTCACCGTCACCGGATGGGCGCCGGGTTCGGTGTACTCCGCGAGATAGCGGTGACCCAGGTTCGCCCACGTCGCGGACTCGCGGATCAGGTCGACCTCCGCGTCCGACTTCTCCCAGCGCAGTCGCGGGACCCACGACTGCGTGTCGACATTGACGTGGTCGGTGAGTGGCGGCCCCTCGTAGCCCATCGTCCCGGGTGCGCCCTCGGCGTCCGCCGCGACGCGCTCCGCGTCGAGTCCGGAAAGCATCTCGACTGCCACCGCGATCGGTCGGCCGCCCGGATAGTCGCGGTAGTGGTGTACCGCGTCGATCCGCGGGTTCGGCTCGACGCGCTCGACCTCGAGTCGGGGCACGACGATCTCGGTTCGATCACGGGTTACGGCCAGGACGACGGGGCGCTCCGTCTGGATGTGGTCGAAGCCAGTCAGGTACTCGATGCTCGTCGCGCCGAACCAGACGCCTGCGTCCGCGTCCGTGTCTGCTATCTCGTTGCGAATGCGCTCGAGTCGTTCGTCGTACTCCGAATCTGGGAGTGCTGTAGCCATAGGAATACCTTCATACGTTCCCTCAAAAGGATTCAGGTGGTCCGTGCCTCTCGCTCGAGGATCGATGGGGGGTAACGCGAGTTACGGCAGACGATTTGCCAGTAGTATCTATCCATATTTCGTCGAGTGAGTGAACCGTTCGACTTCTCCGTTTCGAAAAAGTAGCGAAGAACCTCCTGATCAGCAGGACCTCTTCAACGGTATCTCAGGGGGAAATCCGATCCGACTTCTGCTATTCGTCCTCGAGGGCCTGCCACGACAGCCGCGGATTCCGCGCGGCGCTGGTCTGGTCGATCCGGCGAGCCGTGGTGCGGCCGGGAGCCGCTTCGAGCGTCTCGTCGTCTTCCGCCGCGACGGCGTTGAATGCGGCGGCGAGCCGATCGAGCGTTCCCTCGCTCTCGACCTCCGTGGGTTCGGTCATCAGCGCCTCGGAGACGATCTCGGGCCACTTGGTCGTCGGCGGGTGGACGCCGTAGTCGAGCATTCGCTTGGCGACATCCGCGGCGTCCTGGTCGCCCGCGCTGGCGACAAACTCGTGGTGGAACGGCTCGTAGGGGATGTCGTACTCGAGTTGACTCGCAAGGTAGTTCGCGTTGAGCACCGCCTTGGCGCTGGCGTCCGAGAGGCCCGCATCACCCAGCCGAGCGATGTAGGCGAACGTCTTGACGAGAACGAGCCAGTTGCCCTGGTAGCCGTGTACGTGGCCGATCGTGTGTTCCGGGTCGAACAGTTCGTAGGTCGACTCCCCGCTCTTGCTCTCGCCGCCTTCCCGTACTCGAGGTGCCGGGAGGAACGGAGCGAGTTCGTCGACGACACCGACCGGTCCCGCGCCCGGCCCGCCGCCGCCGTGGGGTGTCGCGAACGTCTTGTGGACGTTGTAGTGCATCACGTCGAAGCCCATATCACCCGGCCGCGCACGGCCGAGTAGGGCGTTCAAGTTCGCTCCGTCGTAGTAGAGCAGGCCGCCCACGTCGTGGACCATCTCGGAAATCTGTTCAATATCGCGCTCGAACAGCCCGAGCGTGTTCGGATTCGTCAGCATGAGCGCGGCCGTCTGCTCCGAGAGCGCGGCCTCGAGCGCCTCGAGGTCGACCCGGCCCGTGTCGTCGCTCGGGAGCGAAACGACGTCGTAGCCGCCCAACGCAGCGGTCGCGAAGTTCGTTCCGTGGGCGCTTTCGGGAACGATGACCTCGTTGCGGTGGTCCTCACCGTTGTGCTCGTGGTAGGCCGCGGCGACGCGGATGCCGACGAACTCGCCGGCCGCGCCGGCTGGCGGCTGGAGCGTCACCGCGTCCATCCCGCCGATTCGACCGAGGTAGTCCTGGAGCCGATACAGTAGCTCGAGAGTGCCCTGCAGTGAGCGTTCCGAGCGATCGGGGTGGACGGCCGCTTTCGGCAGCGCCGCGACGTCCTCGGTGAACTTCGGGTTGTACTTCATCGTACACGATCCCAGCGGATAGGGCCCGCTGTCGATCCCGTAGATCATCTGCGAGAGTCGCGTGTAGTGGCGAGCCAGTTCGGGTTCGGAGAGTTCGGGTAACTCGAGGGAGTCTCGCGTGAGGTGGTCAGGGAGGGGCGAGTCGTCGCCGACGCCGCCATTGCCGCCGTCCGTCCCGTCACCCTCAGCGCCGATCTCGACGCGCGTCAGGTCCTTCTCCGAGAGCAGCGGCTCGTACTGACCGTCCTCGACGTACCGAGCCTGATCGTAGCGGACCTGCTCGGCTCGAGGGTCGACATCGGTGCCGTTGCTCCCGTCAGTCTCATCGGAACGCTCGCTCATCGCGACACCTCCTCGAACGCCGCGACGAACCGATCGATCCGCTCGTCGGGGACGCCCGCGACACAGACCTGAATCAGGTGTTCGCCGATCACGTGGACCGCGAAGCCGCGTTGCTCGAGGTCTTCGGCGATCGCGGCCGCTGGCTGGTCGACGCGGGCGACGAACTCGCGGATGTGGTGTCGGTCGTGGATCGGCGCTTTGACGCCGACGAGGTCGTCGAGTCGCGTCGCAAGATCCGAAGCACGGGTGACGCCGCGTTCGGCGAGGTCGACCATGCCGTTCGGCCCCAGGGAGGCGGCGTGCATCGCGGTTCGAAGCGCGACCCACGCCTGATTCGTACAGATGTTGCTCGTGGCTCGCTCTCGGCGGATGTGCTGTTCGCGAGTCTGTAGCGTGAGGGTGTACGCCCGGCGATCGGTCGCGTCTTCACTTGCGCCGACCAGCCGGCCGGGTACCTGTCGGAGGTAGTCCTCGCTCGTCGCGAACAGCCCGAGTCCCATTCCGTAGCTCGTGGGCAGGCCGAGGACGCTGGCGTCGCCGACGACGACGTCGGCGCCGACGTCCGCCGGCCGTTGGAGTACGGAGAGCGCGACCGGATCCGAGCCGAGGACGAACAGCGCGTCGTGGTCCGCGGCGAGGTCGCCGATCGCCGTCAGACTCTCTTCGATCGTTCCCCGAACCGTCGGGTTCTCCGCGTAGACCATGAGGCTCTCCTCGTCGACCCGTTCCTCGAGGGCGGCGAGGTCGACGTTTCCGTCGTCGGTCGGATACTCCTCGACGACGAGGTCTGTCCCGGCAACGTAGTTCTCGAGCGTCGACCGTCGACCCTCCCGAAGGAGGTCGGGAACGAGCACGCGATGGCCGCTCGTGTCCCGGACGCGTTCGGCCAGCGTGGCAGCCTCGCCGAGCGCCGTCGCGGCGTCGTACATCGAGCAGTTGGCGATCTCGAGGCCCGTCAGTTCGACCAGCAGCGACTGGTACTCGAACAGCACCTGCAGGAACCCCTGAGACACTTCGGGCTGGTACTGCGTGTAGGAGGTGAGAAACTCCGAGCGGTCGGCGAGGTGGTCGACCAGTGACGGCACGTAGTAGCCGTAATGGCCCCGACCCAGCAGCTCCGTCAGGTCGGTGTTTCGGCCCAAAATCGACCGAACCAGCCGTCTCGTCTCGCGTTCAGAACGCGCGTCGATACCGAACGTCCCATCGAACTGGACGGGCGCCGGGATGTCGAAGAGGTCGGCTTCGGTCTCAGCGCCGACGGCCTCGAGCATCCGCGAGCGTTCCGCGTCCGTGTGGGGAGCGTACGGACTCCCCGTGGCGTGTGATCCGTGCATAGTTAGTAGCGGTCCCGGTCGAACGTCGCGGCCCGTTCCCGGCGTGGCCCGCCCCGTGCGATTCGAGACATGATACCAGCCAGTAGCGGTCACGGGGTAATGAACGCACCTCTTCGATTCCGAGAACATGTCGTTGAAACTGATTTATCACGCCAACCGAATACGGATCAGCGACGAACCGCTACCCGCCCGAGTCGGTCGCGCTATCGGCTCCGCCGTTCGGTCCGTCAGCAGTTTCATCGGTCGGTTCGTCAGCGGTCCGGTCGGTCGATTCGTCGCCGGTGTCGACTGGCGTCTTCCGAGCACCGTCGCCCTCCTCGTCCGAATCGTCGTCTGCGCCGGTCCGAATACCGGATTCTTCCTCCGTGTCGACGGCAGGATCCTCGGTCTCCTCGGTCTCCTCGAGGCCCGGTTCCGCGCCCGCCGCCGCCGCTCGCTCTCGAGCGAATGCGTCGAGCGTGACCTTCGCGCCGCCGAGGACGACGGGGCCGACGAAGAGGCCGACCGCGCCGAAGACGACGATACCGCCGAAGATACCGACGACGATGATGGCGGAGTTGAGCGCGCTCGTCCGGCCGATGAGCGCCGGGCGGAGGTAGGTGTCGGAGGCGCTGACGATCGAGCCGTAGACGACGAGCGCGACCGCACCGACGGGATCGCCTGCGACGAGCAGATAGAGCGAGACCGGAACCCAGACGCCGAACGCCCCGATCAGCGGGAGGAGCGCGAGGACGAACGTCGCGACCGTGAGCAAGACGACGGCGGGCACGCCGAGAATGGCTAGTCCGATACCCAGTGCGACCGCTTGAATCGCCGCGACGATGACGTTGCCGACAACCGAGGCCCACATGAGCTGGTCTAGATCGGCGAGGAGTTCCCGCTGAATGTCGTCGTCGATCGGGAGGACGTGACGGGTCCAGACGATGAGCCGATCGCCGTCTCGCAACAGCGCAAAGAGGACGAACACCGTGACGGTGAGCCCGATGAGCAGCCCCGGCAGTCCGCTAACGAGTTCGATTCCGCTCGTCGCGAGTCCCTGTGCCGCCGTTCCGATCGGCTCCTGATACGTCTCGAACAGTTCGACGAGATCGTCCGGCTGACCGACCACCTCGAGTCGCCGCTCCACATCGGCCATTCCGAGCGTCCCATCCTGGACGGCTGTGAGCAGTTCGATGGCCTCCCGAAGTGCGACCGCGAGAACGTACAGCATCGGCAGCAGGATCGCGAGGATGGCGACGACGACGAGCGTGAGCGCCGCGGTCATCGAGCTGACGGTGCGCTCGAGGCGGCGCTGGGCCGGCATGAGGATATACGCGAGCACGACGCCGAGTAGGACGTACTGCAGATACGGCAAGAGAATTAGGGTCGCGAGGATGGCACTCACGAGCGCGAGTAGGGCCAATCCGGTCCGTTCGGAGAGCCACTCCGGTCGGCTGGATCGATCGGGCATAGCCTCTCCTACGTCCACCTAACGGATTATTGCACTGGAAGGTTCTCGCTCTCCGTAGCCGACTACGCCTCGTCGTCGAGCAGCGACCGAGAGGAGTTCGTCACGACCAGCAGGCTGCTGATTCCCATCGCGACCGCGGCGAACAGCGGGTTGAGCAGTCCCGTTACGGCGAGCGGGATCGCGATGCCGTTGTAACAGAACGCCCATCCGATGTTCCCCTTCACGCGCCGATCGGTCGCTCGAGCGAGGTCGAAGACGGTGTCGACGGACGATAGATCGTCGTCGACGAGGGCGACGTCCGCCGCGTCGGCCGCCATCGCGGTACCCCCGCCGAGCGCGATGCCGAGGTCGGCGGCCGCGAGTGCTGGCGCGTCGTTGGTTCCGTCGCCGATCATGACGGTCTGGCCCCTCTGTTTGAGCCGTTCGACGGTCTCGGCTTTCCCCTCCGGCGGGACGCCCGCGAATACGCGGTCGACCGCGTCGTGCTCGCGGAACCGAGTCGCTGCACGTGCGTCGTCGCCGGTGAGGACGACGACCTCGGCCCCGTTCTCGGAGATCGCCGTCAGCGTCTCGGTCCATCCCTCCCGCAGGTCGTCGCCGACGACGACGACGCCTTCCGCGGAACCTTCGCGGCCGACGGCGACCGGAACGCGCCCGGTTTCGCGGCTCTCGGCGATTTGGTGCTCGATCGTGTCCGGAACCGTCCAGCCCCGATCGCGGAACAGGTCCGGGTGGCCGACGACGATCTCGTCACCGTCGACGACGCCGGAGACGCCGTTTCGATGGCTCTCGAAGGACTCGACGCGTTCGGTAGCGTCGTCGTCGCTATCGGCCCCACTGGGCTCGGAGTCGGTCGACGCGATCGCGTCTCCTTCGACGGCAC
Above is a window of Natronorubrum tibetense GA33 DNA encoding:
- a CDS encoding DUF7838 family putative zinc beta-ribbon protein, coding for MAMELDHECPDCGEERTFYRAASTTLHLGEKVKWHCPDCDYGFVRIGDNGTAVDSSAT
- a CDS encoding helix-turn-helix domain-containing protein, encoding MATVMEFTSPVAEFPLGSVFENLPGVTVELERLIPHETLIIPYFWVRDAETEDIEAAFEQHAGVSNIRMVDSVEDEYLMRAEWEQEYFGILSALAEANVVVLSGIGTKDEWRFEVRAESQEAIADFREYCQENDIPIAITAVHAMLPIQGEGYELTETQREALILAYERGYFDSPRDASLEEIADEIGITQQSLSSRLRRGHRRLIGATLSSQS
- a CDS encoding helix-turn-helix domain-containing protein; this encodes MSVITEIRVPSDDFELGQILSLEQASAIELETLVPSGDATVPLFWVYEPVEGSFLDTVERYPAVNSVTEMDVFDDRTLFRMDWDATQDYLFECILEHDGQILSATGSPEGWNFEIRFSDREGLSQCQDCCENAHISLKLTRIYNPTDPEAGPWYGLSEPQREALTLAVRMGYYDIPRGCTTAELAAELGISDQAVTERLRRAISTFGRYALLTPESAAHVD
- the gcvPB gene encoding aminomethyl-transferring glycine dehydrogenase subunit GcvPB, whose amino-acid sequence is MSERSDETDGSNGTDVDPRAEQVRYDQARYVEDGQYEPLLSEKDLTRVEIGAEGDGTDGGNGGVGDDSPLPDHLTRDSLELPELSEPELARHYTRLSQMIYGIDSGPYPLGSCTMKYNPKFTEDVAALPKAAVHPDRSERSLQGTLELLYRLQDYLGRIGGMDAVTLQPPAGAAGEFVGIRVAAAYHEHNGEDHRNEVIVPESAHGTNFATAALGGYDVVSLPSDDTGRVDLEALEAALSEQTAALMLTNPNTLGLFERDIEQISEMVHDVGGLLYYDGANLNALLGRARPGDMGFDVMHYNVHKTFATPHGGGGPGAGPVGVVDELAPFLPAPRVREGGESKSGESTYELFDPEHTIGHVHGYQGNWLVLVKTFAYIARLGDAGLSDASAKAVLNANYLASQLEYDIPYEPFHHEFVASAGDQDAADVAKRMLDYGVHPPTTKWPEIVSEALMTEPTEVESEGTLDRLAAAFNAVAAEDDETLEAAPGRTTARRIDQTSAARNPRLSWQALEDE
- the gcvPA gene encoding aminomethyl-transferring glycine dehydrogenase subunit GcvPA, which translates into the protein MHGSHATGSPYAPHTDAERSRMLEAVGAETEADLFDIPAPVQFDGTFGIDARSERETRRLVRSILGRNTDLTELLGRGHYGYYVPSLVDHLADRSEFLTSYTQYQPEVSQGFLQVLFEYQSLLVELTGLEIANCSMYDAATALGEAATLAERVRDTSGHRVLVPDLLREGRRSTLENYVAGTDLVVEEYPTDDGNVDLAALEERVDEESLMVYAENPTVRGTIEESLTAIGDLAADHDALFVLGSDPVALSVLQRPADVGADVVVGDASVLGLPTSYGMGLGLFATSEDYLRQVPGRLVGASEDATDRRAYTLTLQTREQHIRRERATSNICTNQAWVALRTAMHAASLGPNGMVDLAERGVTRASDLATRLDDLVGVKAPIHDRHHIREFVARVDQPAAAIAEDLEQRGFAVHVIGEHLIQVCVAGVPDERIDRFVAAFEEVSR
- a CDS encoding DUF7344 domain-containing protein; protein product: MDKSRKLGTRDIQSIDAGSGSSGRERPISPDTVLSAVASEHRRAILNALDDATERTLTYDALVDRVADRVRDEDANWASDEHRQRVRIALRHTHLPKLEEARIIDHKTETGHIQFTGGELEQQILRLVEPYDIHE
- a CDS encoding M24 family metallopeptidase, which gives rise to MATALPDSEYDERLERIRNEIADTDADAGVWFGATSIEYLTGFDHIQTERPVVLAVTRDRTEIVVPRLEVERVEPNPRIDAVHHYRDYPGGRPIAVAVEMLSGLDAERVAADAEGAPGTMGYEGPPLTDHVNVDTQSWVPRLRWEKSDAEVDLIRESATWANLGHRYLAEYTEPGAHPVTVSQRASMDASRAMLDTLGDRYVPRTRGNGPVHAGYITGEQTRLPHGHTANRRLEAGDVLITGATATVDGYYSELERTMFLGEPSDEQVHYFELMLEAQTIAIEALGPGVPIADVDRAVQEYFEEQGVSDLAQHHVGHNIGLDGHEPPYIDRGWGSRCESEYTSYDAEDTVMQPGHVWTIEPGLYTDTYGYRHSDTIAVTDDGIEWLTYYPRDLESNVISLE
- a CDS encoding CBS domain-containing protein is translated as MAVIDIARQTVVTVEPEATLSDIVQTMRTKRVGSVIVVAEGEPIGLVSDRDLAFEVLEGDGATNSTPVSEIVSGDLLTVAADAGIYDLLEKMSRKGVRRVPVVEDGDLVGIVSLSDIVVLLGMELQQIANIIRSVSPAYERLPRSDGDRPY
- a CDS encoding NAD(+)/NADH kinase; amino-acid sequence: MQGRRLATTDEIIAIVSPDSDEALESLTEWTEDRGLELATVAVGDDIGDVYDESRATLGVTLGGDGTFLEGVKTFSPRNIPQLGVNTGTLAFLARVEPEDLGDALDETLRGRASVDSRQQVHVEAPGVDATGINDLMVQQVPPENPIDRKVTRLDVYADDEYVGEFEGTGLAVSTPTGSTGISLSANGPVHYPVNNHTLQIVPLHTHKLGVRPIVVSPETELRIVTQEQASLLVDGGRAHTVLTEGDEITATGADKLAHVVRTSYDDHFFTAITKKLGWDVRDAEVPAAKRREPLSAASKKSITADEETDTVERALTVATEAAKAAGEPLRELHGQVESIDIKTDKSDIVTEADHQADRIITTVIRNEFPDHAVFSEEGARQRGADSDYTWVIDPLDGTGNFAHGNPNYSISVALVEDGKPVMGVVYVPETDELFSGIAGKGVWRDGDPIGTTDRDQLDESMLISGYDPDGTFLSHFYQESRGVRRLGSAALNLCYLASGSADAVWEHDTYPWDIAAGLVIAREAGATVTDQAGDPYEFNFDTEDRAALLGSNGSLHSALLEHLEESVTTPSR
- a CDS encoding HalOD1 output domain-containing protein — translated: MDTKVSGVGVEAVEYVQKSGTVRTRFDQEKTPASMAVIATLADLLGTDPVELDPLYSTIDPDDVDALVRVRNGTNGDSHVTFTHEEHAITVHSYGVLTITPEHEPTAETYGRGTGR